TGAAATCCGCACGGCCGACATATTTGCCCCACTCGTGAGCCTGAACGATCCAGACGCCATTCTGCCGGTCAGGCGCACAAGGCGTACCCGGCACATAATCCACCTGTTTTTTATTCTCGCTGGCCATACAGACCGGATCCTGCGAATGGCCGCCGACAATCATATCCAGATAGCCCGCGGGTATGCTGCGGGCCATTTCGACATCGCCAGGCGCATTGGAACCGTGATTACCGTCGTCATAGTGGCCCATGTGCGTCGCGGCGATGATAACGTCGGGTTTCTCGTTTTGACGCAACGCTTCGACGACCTGCTTCACTTCCACGGCGGGCTTACGAAATTCCATGTCGGTAAAATATTCAGGATTGCCTAATTTGGCCGTGTCGTCGGTAGTCAGGCCGATAACCGCGATTTTAACCCCTTGCTTGTCAAATAAGGCATACGGCTTAAATAACCGTTGATTGGTGCTTTTTTGATAAATATTGGCGGAAAGCAGCGGGAAAGTCGCCCATTTCTCCTGCTGTCGCAGGACAGAAAGCGGATTATCAAACTCATGGTTGCCCAGCGCCATGGCATCGTAACCGACCATACTCATGCCGCGAAAATCGGGTTCGGCGTCCTGTAAGTCCGATTCTGGAACGCCCGTATTGATATCCCCGCCGGAAAGCAACAGTACGCTGCCGCCTTTACTGGCGACCTCCTGACGAATCTGGTCCACCAGTGTTTTTTGCGCCGCCAACCCGTATTCGCCATAATCGTTGTGCCAAAAATGCCCGTGGTGATCGTTGGTATGAAGAATGGTGATGGAATAACTTTTATCTTTTTCCCAAGCCATTGCGCCATACGGCGCCAACACCAGGGATATCGCCAAAGCGCATCCCAGTGTTTTTATTGAAAAACGCATTAAAATCTCCGTGTCTTAAAAATACCCATGTAGAAAAACTTTACCTGAGCAAACGCGCAAAGCGCAATGACGAGTCATGGGCGGAATCGCCATCGTTCGGGCGCTAACAACTCATCATAGACGCAGATTATAAAGAACACATCGCGGGCTGTTCTCCGCCTGTCTTCAGGTTGTCACGAATTTTTCATAATATAGATTGTTCGTCCAAATAATTGGTCGTCAGGCCTTTTATTCCCTATTTTCTATGGTTCCCGATTGGCTGATAGCATTTTTTTATTGAACGGCCGGATAAATCGTAAGGTATCCTCATTAAGAAGCAAGCTTCCTATTGATAATTACGCATGTTTATCAATGCTTATCTGAGGAAACTATGTTTAAATCTGTGTTATCATGAGAATATGCTGATAAGCTAACATTTTTAGCAAAATACCAGTTTTTCCCAAGCAACATTTCTCCATATACAATAGAATTTATGTGTACCCAATAGATTTCAAAGTGTGGAAAGGCGGCAACAGAGCGACAAATTGGTCGGGAACGAATTTGCCGGTGAGAGACAGGATGTCTTTCATTAATCCCGATGAACTTACACCCGTAAGCGCGTTGAGGAAGTAAAAGAAAGCCAACATACCTACAGTTTGAAAGTTGAAAGGGATAAGAAGTCCGCTCATTCACGTTTCATACATGGTAAAAGGAGTCGGGATGCATGCTGCAACACCTCTAATTTCAACGATTGCCGGAGGGCTTGTTCTTGCCTTCCTTCTCGGTATTCTGGCGAACCGCCTGCGCATCTCCCCTCTTGTCGGCTATCTTGCCGCCGGTGTGCTCGTCGGTCCCTTTACCCCAGGATTTGTCGCTGATACCTCACTGGCGCCGGAGCTGGCCGAACTCGGCGTCATCTTGTTGATGTTTGGTGTTGGTTTGCACTTTTCTCTGAAAGATCTTATGGCGGTAAAATCGATCGCCATTCCCGGCGCGATTGCCCAGATCGCGGTAGCGACGCTGCTTGGGATTGGGCTTTCCTCCCTGCTGGGCTGGAGCCTGCCGAACGGCCTGGTATTCGGTCTCTGTCTTTCCACCGCCAGTACCGTTGTCCTATTGCGCGCGCTGGAAGAACGTCAGCTTATTGATAGCCAACGCGGTCAAATCGCCATCGGCTGGCTGATTGTAGAAGATCTGGCGATGGTTCTGACGCTGGTTCTGCTGCCCGCCTTCGGCGACATGATCAGCTCGGAACATGCCGATACCAGTAAGCTACTGCGCGATCTGGCGTGGACCATCGGTAAAGTTATCGCTTTCATCACATTGATGATTGTCGTGGGCCGCCGCCTGGTTCCCTGGGTGCTGGCCAAAAGCGCCAGTACCGGTTCCCGCGAACTATTCACGCTGGCGGTGCTGGCTATGGCGCTGGGGATCGCCTTCGGCGCGGTAAAACTGTTTGACGTCTCCTTCGCCCTGGGCGCGTTCTTCGCTGGCGTCGTGTTGAATGAGTCGGAACTCAGCCAACGAGCGGCGCACGATACGCTGCCGCTGCGCGATGCCTTTGCGGTACTGTTCTTTGTTTCCGTCGGAATGCTGTTCGACCCGATGATTCTGATTAACGAGCCGGTGGGAGTACTGATTACGCTGGCTATCATCATCTTTGGTAAATCAGCCGCCGCCTTTATGTTGGTCCGACTCTTCGGTCACTCCAAGCGGACGGCATTAACCATCTCGGCCAGCCTGGCGCAAATTGGCGAGTTCGCCTTTATTCTTGCCGGGCTGGGCATTGCGCTGGGGTTGCTGTCCGAAGAGGGGCGCAGCCTGGTATTAGCCGGCGCGATCCTCTCCATCATGATCAACCCGGTCCTCTTTACCCTGCTCGAACGTTATCTGGCTAAAAATGAAACCATCGAAGAACAGATAGTGGAAGAAGCCATTGAGGAAGAAAAACAGATCCCTGTCGATTTGTGTAATCACGCCCTGTTGGTCGGTTACGGACGGGTTGGCAGTCTGATCGGCGCCAGACTTCATCAGGAAGGTATTCCGGTCGTGGTAATAGAAAATTCACGCGCGCGCGTCGACGCACTGCGTGAACAAGGCATCAAGGCGGTGCTCGGTAATGCGGCCAAGCCGGAGATTATGGAAATCGCCCGGCTGGATTGCGCGCGGTGGTTGCTGCTGACGATTCCAAACGGCTATGAGGCCGGGGAAATCGTCGCGGCCGCGCGTGAAAAACGCAGCGATTTAGAAATTATCGCCCGCGCCCATTATGATGATGAAGTCAGCTACATTACAGAACACGGCGCCAACCAGGTGGTAATGGGCGAGCGGGAAATTGCCAATAGCATGATTACGCTGCTCAAGCTCGAAGACGTACCGGCAACGCCGCAGGAATGCCCCATCTGAGGTTAGACAGGCGGGTGGGAACCCCGCCTATCTATATACCAATAGATTTCGAGTCGCAGACAAAGCGTTGTCGTTTTGAACAATGCGAAGCGTTGCCCCTTTACCGGCGAGGCCCAGGAAAGGGCCAAGTAATTAGGCAGCCAACGCACCTGTAACTTGAAAGATGAAGGGCATACTAGCGGATTGCCCACCACGCCAGCAGATGCAGGCTGGCCGAATAATAATCCTCTTCCACCAGCAGCCGATCGCTGACCAGCTTATCCTGCCCCAATGTGATATCGCGAATCGCCATCATTCCGCCGGTGAGCGGGTATTCCGCCTGTTCGCCGGTGGTAACATTGACCCATGCCGGCGTCTTTTCGCGCATAAAGCGCTGCCAATAAAGACGAAACGGCGCCATTGCGCGCCCGTCTATCCGCGCCCAACGCAGATAGAGCGGAATGCGCACCGCATCGAAACTAAAACGGGGCGGCCAGCCGTCGGCCGGCGTCATCTTTCCATCGGTGTTCAGCGTCACCCAGTCGGCAGGCAACGGCGGCTGACCGAAATTCATCCGGCTCAGCAGGCGCAATGCGTCCTGCTGCAGGTCAGACCACACTTTCAGGCGGCTGTCGCGATAGAAAGCCTGCCAGGCCGGAAACAGGAAATAGGACGGATTGAGGTTGACAGAGTCGGTGTGATTAAAGCCGTTCATGCCGGGCAGCATGACCTGGTAGCCGGCAAAAGCGACTACCGTATGCTTGATCAGCGCCGCCTGGATCTGACGCGATTCGACGCGATATTCCGGCGTCTGCCATTTATCCGCGGCCAGCAGCAACGCCCACGCAATAAGCGTATCGCCGTCGGAGGCGTTGTTTTTATCGGTGACTTTCTCCTTTGCGGCCGGATCGTAACGCCAGCAGAACAAACCGCTTTCCGGCTGATACAGCGTGTTTTTGGTCCAGCGCCACAGGCGGTCGAAGGTGGTCCGGTCATCATTGAACACCGCCAGCAGCAGCGTGAACCCCTGCCCTTCAGTATGACTAATATTGTTATTGCCGGTATCCACTACCCGGCCTTCCGGCAAAACATAGCGCTGCTTAAACTGGCTCCAGCCGTTGTCCTGCTCCTGAGCCAGCGCCATCCCGGACAGCACCCCCCATAGCAGCAATAACGAAATGCCTTTCATCCATCGTATGGGCATGTCAGTCGCTCCCTGGCCTTACAAGCCGCCTTTATAGAGGAAAATTAGCGTGCGCTCTGAAACGTTAGCCGATTGCCCGCGCACGGCGACATGCGGATGACCGCCCTGGGCCTGCAGCCATTCGCTGTAGACGCCTTCCAGCACGCAGGAGAAAGCCCGACGCCAGCTCCGCTCTTCGTTATGCGGTGCTTCGGACGACAGCAGCATCGGCCACGCCTGATGCAGTAGGGTCAATGCCTGCTCCGCCGGTTCGAGCCTGACGAATCCCCAGTCGAATTCGGCCAGCCGCTGGTTGATGCGATCTTCCAATTCGCCCAGCGTCAAACTGGCGGCCAGGGGATAGCGACGGGCAAAATGTTTACCGGCCAGCCGCAGAAAGGCGCTGGCGTCGGCTTCATCCGCATCGGAAAAAATGCCGGCGAACAGAACCTGTAACAGATCCTGCCAGCCTGGCTTTTGCTGTTTGTACTGATAATACTCAAGCTGCTGCGCCACGGGGTCATACGCTTGCATAGTTATTTCCCATCCAGTAAATACCTGAAATAGACCAATGCCGTGCTCTCGGAATAATCACCGAAGGTATCGTAGCCGGCCTGTCCGCCTATTATCATGTTTTTATTGAGTTTATAGCTTCCCTCGGCTTTCAGATTATAGCCAATGCCGCTCTGACTCTGGCCGGAATACCAGGCTTCCGTGCCATAGCCGGCGGCCACCAGCCCTTCCAGTTCAGACTGCAGCGCCGGATCATTCGGGAAATACGCACTCTCTTTCTGAGAGTATGATTGATAACCGACGGCTCCGCTGAGTTTATAGTTCCAGTTGTCGTATTGCTGGCTGTATTCCACCGGGAACGACACGCTGACGTAATCCTGCGGGCTGAAGTAGCCGCCCTGGCCGTAGCTGAAATAGCTCAGATTTTTGGAGAAATTCATATAGCTGACGTTGACGCCCAGTTTCAGTTCCCGATCGTCATAGCGGTAAGGGCGAATATACATGCCCGATGAAGTGGTCAGCCCCTTATTGCTGGCGACGTTATCGCCGAGGTAGCTGTAATAGCCCAGGCCGGTATAGAAACCAGCGTCGCCGTTGTCATAGCCAAGATTGACGCTGCCGCCGTTGCGCGTGACGGCGCCCCATTTTTTCCCGCTGAACCTGTCGCGCACGCCGACATACGACAGCAGGCTATCGGTCACCGGCCGCCGCTCGGCGTTCAGGGTCAGCGTGGTGTAGTCGCTCAGTTTCGGCGACCACTGCGCCCCCCCCACCAGCGTGTTCGTATCCTGGCCCAGCGGCGTGGTGCCGATATCCGTTTTATAGCTGTCGCCGGCCAGCGCCAGATTTAGCTCAACGCCGTTGGCCTTTTGCGCGCCGGGCGAGGCGGCGTTGAAATCGTTGGGGCCGAATGTTTGCGCCGTGGTGACGTTACTGTCGGCCAGCTGTTTAGCTATATAGGCTTCGCTCGCCGCGCTTGTCGCCGCCAGACATTCCGAGGAGGTGGAACTGACCGCGCAAGTCGTATCCTGGTTGCTCTTTAGCGTCTGGTAGTTGGTATCCGCGGCTACGGCGGCCTGAGCGGACTCCGTCGCCGCCTGCGCAGAGGCGGCGGTTGACGCTTGCGCCAGCTGTGCTTGCTGCAACGCGCCGGTGCCGAAACGGTTGCTGGTGGTGCCGGTCGGCGTGCCGGCATTCAGCGTTAACGGCGTGACGGTAAAACTCAGGCGCGAGGTATCGAACGGCACGCCGGACAGGCTAAGCGGCGCTTTGGCCTCGGTCAGCTTGCTCAGGCCGTTTTCCCCGTCGCGCCCGCGCACGCTGACGTTGCCCTGCGCCCAACTGGCCTCTCGTCCCTGCACTTCGTCCAGCAGGCGATCCACCTCGCGCAGCGTCGCATTCTCCGTATTGGCCGCTGCGGTCTGCGTCGCGCCGCTGGTCAGATCGTAGCGGTTTTCCGCCTGACGCGGCGACAGCTGCCAGGGTAGAATCTGACCGTAAGCCGACGAACTGCGGCTGGTGCGGGTCTGCTGGTTGATAAACGGGTTGTCGGTTATCGGCAAACCGGCGATGGTTGCGTTGCTGTCGGCGCCCTGCAGGCCAATCATCTGCCCTTTGGCCGAACGCAGCAACGCCAGCGCCTGTTGACGATCGCCTTCCGCCTGCGCCACCCGCGCCGCCAGCAGCAGGCGTTCCGGCGTGCGCGGTCCGCTCATACCGGCCATCAGCGTTTTCGCCCGCGCCACGTCGCCATTGGCCAGCGCGACGTTCACCGCGCCTTCGCGCGCCTGCTGATTTTGCCCATCGCGCCGCAACAGGTAGTCGTAGACCTGACCGGCTTCCCGATTCATTTTGCCGGACTGATACAGACGGCCCATCGCCAGCATCAGATCATCGTTCTGGGGATCCTGCTGCAGGGCGACAATCAGTTTGTCGTATGCCGAGGCGTATTGCCCCTGCTCGCGCAGTCTGTCCGCCTCGTTGATGATCGAGCCGGTGCGCAACCGGCTGATATCCACCGGCGAACTGCGGCTCTGGATGGCGGGATTATTCAGCCAGGCGTCGGCCTCTTCCGTCAGACCAGCCTGATTCAGTACGTTAAGCTGAGCGGCATAATCGCCGGCGTTGCCCTGCACGCCGCTCTGCATATTTTGCCGCACCAGGCGCACCGCGTTTGCGTTGTCGCCGGCCTGCTGCAACGCCAGCGCCAGGTTGCCGAGATCCGCCGGCGCGCCGGGCGGCGTTCTGGTCAGTTCATGCAGAAGCGCGGCCGCCGCCGGCTGATTGCCCTGCTGTAAGTAAAGGCGAGCCTGCGCCATCCGCTGATTGAATTCCACCCTCCGGGCCAACGCCGCCATTTCTCTGGAGCGCCGGCTCGGCGCGATGCGCGCCATCAGCGCGCTGGCCTCCGCCCAGCGTTCATTATCAGCGGCGAACAGGGCGGCCACGTACAGGCTTTCACCGGAGACGCCCGGCTGCGCGAGCGGCGCCACCATCGACTGAGCCTGCGCGTCGTTGCCCTGCTGTTGCAGAATGCGGGCGATATCCAGCCGCACCCAGGGATTGGCCGGTTGCCTTTGCTGCGCCTGTCGCAGTAGCGTCAACGCGCGTTCGGCGTTGCCGGCCTGCAGCGCCAGCGCGGCATCGCGGCGCAAAGGCTCGACGCTGGCGACGCCTGAAGAACTCTGCGGCCGCAAACTGACGGGCAGACTTTGCAGCACCTGCTGCGCTTCCGCCGTTTTCTGCTGCTGTTGCAGGCTGTAGTACAGACCGAGGCGCGCATCATTGTTCTCCGATGCGCCGGCAAGAATGTTGCGGTAAGCCTGTTCGGCCGCCGCCGCATCGCCTTTTCGCCGCAGCAGGTCGGCCCGAAACAGTTGGGCGGCGATGCCGCGTTCGCCGCTTTGCTGGCTGAGCGGCGCGCTGAGGGCCAGCGCTTCATCCAACGCGCCGCTGGCCGCGGTCTGTTTCGCCTTGTTGAGCTCGCCATAAAAACGTGCGTCCTGCGCCAGCGCCACCCAGCGCTCGCGGTTCGGCCCGCCGATGTTTATCGCCTGGTTAAGGTAATTCTCCGCGCCGACGAAATCTTCATTGCGCAGCGCGATAAAACCCAGCCCGGCCAGCGCATCGGCATCCTGCGGCTTCTGCGCCAGCAGCGCCTCGAACTGGCTCTTCGCCGTGCTCAGATCGCCGCTTTGCAGCGCGGCGTACCCCTGACCAAGACCGATACCCGCCAGATTGCGTTCATAGTGCGCCAGGACGTCCCGATCCCCAGGGTTACGCTGCTGGTAGTCACGATAGAGCGATTCATCACCGGCCTGCGGCGTCATCCACAGCAGAGCCTGCTTCAGAGCGGGATCGGCCCCGTCGACGTTCTGCGCCGCCAGCGCGGCCAAACGGTTGACCCCGTCGCGCCGGGTCGTTTCGTCGTAGGTCAGAATACGCGCCAGCGCGAGCTGGGCCGTACTGTCGTCAGGGTGCGCGGCCAACCAGCGCTGCAGACCGCTGATAGCCTCCGGCCGCGAAGCGGGGAGACCGGCCATCGTCTGATAATATTCGACCGCCAGACTATCCAGCGGCTGCGCCCCTTTAAACAGGGCGCGATAGCTTTCAATGGCGCGAGCAAAATCGCCCTGGGCCGCTAACTGACGGGCTCTGGCCAGTTGCGCGGGAGGTATCGACGTCAGGGCGCGCGCGTTATCCAACCTATCCAGCCTGCTGTCGCCCGGCGACAAGGCGGCGAGTTTCTGGCGCCAGGACTGCGCCGCCGCGTTGTCGCCGTTTTGCTGAGCGTACAGCGCCAGCAGGTACAGCGCATCGACGTTATTCGGTTCTACTTCCAGAATCTTATTTAAGGACTCATTGGCCAGATCGCTATGCGCCCTTTCGTGCCAGTACGCCGCCTGATCCAGCAACGCCTTAATCGCCGGACTGTTCTGTGCGGCCACCGCCATGACTGGCAGCATCAGCATGCTCACCATCGTCAGATAGCGCGTTTTCCGCCTCATTTTTTGTTTCGCTTTTATCATTACTGGTACCTGCGCTTAGGCTGATTAAACAGGCCCGTCGGGCGTATTGCTTCGATTCGTCCGGGCTAAGCGCTGTTGCGCATGGCGGCTCAGCAGCCGGTACAGCGGAATGCCGATCAACACGGAGATCAGTACGGCGAGGAACGACAGCACCGCCACATGCTGATTGGCGTACCAGATAACCATCAGATACCAGGGCATTTGCCCGTCAGGATACTGCGGGCTAACGTTGAAACTCCTTACGCTGCCATCGGGCGTGATCACCGCCATATCGCCGCGGATGCCGGCGTTAATCTTCGTCGAACTCAGATCGCCATCGATCTGCTCAATCTGTCCATCGTTGCTGCCGGTGGCGACCACCACCAGGCGATTCGCCGCCCAGGGCGACGGAAAGCTGAGAAAACCGCGCCAGGCGCCGATCGAGGAGAGATAACGGTCAGCGGCCAGATATTGCTGCGACCACTGGCCGGATAAATAACGCCTGAGTTTGTCCCAGATAGACGGCGTTTTCAGGGAGAGTCGCGCGTTATCAATATCATAGGGGGAATTGTGCAACAGCTGGCGCATCAGCGCCGTCTGGGTGAGAGAGGCGACAATCAGCACATCGCTGTCGGCCAGCGCGGCGACATTGGACAGCCCCAGTCTTATCTTCACATGGCCGATCGCCACGCCGGTCGCCTTGCCCGCGCGCGCGGCGAGATTGAGCAGCGTACCGATTTCCGCCGCGTCGGGCTTCTCGGCCAGCACGATCCAGGTGTGGGAAAAGTCGGCCATTTTGCTGAACGGGAAAGCCGCCCCGACGTAGTAAGACAGATTGGGCAGCATGGAAAAGTGGTGGGAGCCGCTCAGATCTATCGAAGAGTTGCCGTCTATGGTGCTTTTAATGTTGTCGCTGAGCAGCATTTCGCATGGCGTGCCGGGTCTTGGCTTGATGTTATGGTACAGATCCATCTGGTTGTCGCCATAAATCAGGTATGGCGCCAGCTCCAGCCGATAACTTTCCTGACGGGTATCACCGCCCAGCCGACGCCAGGCCGACTCCAACAAACCGATTTTATTAACCGGCAGATTGCGTAAAAAGGTGCCGTTCAGCGAAACGTTCAGTAGCGAGGCGTCTTCGTCGATCCAGCTTCCGGTCGGGAAGCGGTAATTGATGCGCACCGGAATATTTTGCCCATCCCACATAAACAGATCGGGCGCGGCGCGGAAATTGATGTGGATACTGTCATGGTATACCCCCTCGGCGATCAGGTCATCAGGTTGGCTGACCAGTTCGCGAAAGGTAACCGGCCGCTCGGTATTGATCCAGCGCGGCGCGTCGTAGGGCTGGCGCAGCGGGATGGGCTGACTCGGCACCAGCAGGCGATCCTGCCCGGCGGGGAGCGGCGCGCTGGCCAGCCGGTAAGCCGCCTGCCGCAGCTCGTCCTCGTTGCGTCCGGTGACCAGCAGGAGCTTATAAAGCGGATTGATCGGGTTATCGATTATCTGGATCGCCGGGCCATCGTTGTCCGGGATGCTCAGACCGGCGATATTTTCCCCCGGCATGGCGAAGATGATGGCGTTATTTTCCGGCAACGTATTCTGATAAACCGGGAACTCAATATCGCGATAGTTGGCGTGCAGGCCGAGAATCGACGCCACGATCGTGGCGGCGGTAATGCTCTGCGAGGAAGGGGTGCTGCCGAACACCATCGGAATAGCGCTTTTGCCCATCACCATCGGGTCAAAGAAGGGGCGCGGGAAATAACCCAGATCTTTATCGATATTCAGCAGTTGGTTAGCCATCTCGATGCGGGTTTCCGGCAGGATGCTGACCTGGTGGCGATTATCGTCGCTGGTTTCACATAGCAAACTGTTCTGATTATGAATGCTGAAGCTGAGATTGTTATTGCTGACCACCAGCGCCGCCGGAATATCCAGTTCATAGGTATTCGGCGCGGACGAAGATTCGGCCAGCGGGATGTCGCCCAGCGGCTGGCCGTTGAGCATCAGGGACAGCTGATTGCCCTCCTCCGCCAGCGTGGAGGTGGTTCTGAACACCAGATAGAGTTTCGCCTGGGTCACCACCTGGCCGTGAGGCAAAGTGAAACGAATCCCGGACTGCATC
This window of the Brenneria goodwinii genome carries:
- the ybaL gene encoding YbaL family putative K(+) efflux transporter — encoded protein: MHAATPLISTIAGGLVLAFLLGILANRLRISPLVGYLAAGVLVGPFTPGFVADTSLAPELAELGVILLMFGVGLHFSLKDLMAVKSIAIPGAIAQIAVATLLGIGLSSLLGWSLPNGLVFGLCLSTASTVVLLRALEERQLIDSQRGQIAIGWLIVEDLAMVLTLVLLPAFGDMISSEHADTSKLLRDLAWTIGKVIAFITLMIVVGRRLVPWVLAKSASTGSRELFTLAVLAMALGIAFGAVKLFDVSFALGAFFAGVVLNESELSQRAAHDTLPLRDAFAVLFFVSVGMLFDPMILINEPVGVLITLAIIIFGKSAAAFMLVRLFGHSKRTALTISASLAQIGEFAFILAGLGIALGLLSEEGRSLVLAGAILSIMINPVLFTLLERYLAKNETIEEQIVEEAIEEEKQIPVDLCNHALLVGYGRVGSLIGARLHQEGIPVVVIENSRARVDALREQGIKAVLGNAAKPEIMEIARLDCARWLLLTIPNGYEAGEIVAAAREKRSDLEIIARAHYDDEVSYITEHGANQVVMGEREIANSMITLLKLEDVPATPQECPI
- a CDS encoding glycosyl hydrolase family 8, whose translation is MPIRWMKGISLLLLWGVLSGMALAQEQDNGWSQFKQRYVLPEGRVVDTGNNNISHTEGQGFTLLLAVFNDDRTTFDRLWRWTKNTLYQPESGLFCWRYDPAAKEKVTDKNNASDGDTLIAWALLLAADKWQTPEYRVESRQIQAALIKHTVVAFAGYQVMLPGMNGFNHTDSVNLNPSYFLFPAWQAFYRDSRLKVWSDLQQDALRLLSRMNFGQPPLPADWVTLNTDGKMTPADGWPPRFSFDAVRIPLYLRWARIDGRAMAPFRLYWQRFMREKTPAWVNVTTGEQAEYPLTGGMMAIRDITLGQDKLVSDRLLVEEDYYSASLHLLAWWAIR
- the bcsB gene encoding cellulose biosynthesis cyclic di-GMP-binding regulatory protein BcsB, which encodes MTGYRLPFTVLHRRLLRRALLATALLPVLTSAAAPTLPPDFPPLPPFNSSPTSPQTPAQPQNADPAAPLTLPAPAASPGNDGAGVQRLSQIDSYTISVADMGQRDGLTLSGGQMQSGIRFTLPHGQVVTQAKLYLVFRTTSTLAEEGNQLSLMLNGQPLGDIPLAESSSAPNTYELDIPAALVVSNNNLSFSIHNQNSLLCETSDDNRHQVSILPETRIEMANQLLNIDKDLGYFPRPFFDPMVMGKSAIPMVFGSTPSSQSITAATIVASILGLHANYRDIEFPVYQNTLPENNAIIFAMPGENIAGLSIPDNDGPAIQIIDNPINPLYKLLLVTGRNEDELRQAAYRLASAPLPAGQDRLLVPSQPIPLRQPYDAPRWINTERPVTFRELVSQPDDLIAEGVYHDSIHINFRAAPDLFMWDGQNIPVRINYRFPTGSWIDEDASLLNVSLNGTFLRNLPVNKIGLLESAWRRLGGDTRQESYRLELAPYLIYGDNQMDLYHNIKPRPGTPCEMLLSDNIKSTIDGNSSIDLSGSHHFSMLPNLSYYVGAAFPFSKMADFSHTWIVLAEKPDAAEIGTLLNLAARAGKATGVAIGHVKIRLGLSNVAALADSDVLIVASLTQTALMRQLLHNSPYDIDNARLSLKTPSIWDKLRRYLSGQWSQQYLAADRYLSSIGAWRGFLSFPSPWAANRLVVVATGSNDGQIEQIDGDLSSTKINAGIRGDMAVITPDGSVRSFNVSPQYPDGQMPWYLMVIWYANQHVAVLSFLAVLISVLIGIPLYRLLSRHAQQRLARTNRSNTPDGPV
- the bcsD gene encoding cellulose biosynthesis protein BcsD, which encodes MQAYDPVAQQLEYYQYKQQKPGWQDLLQVLFAGIFSDADEADASAFLRLAGKHFARRYPLAASLTLGELEDRINQRLAEFDWGFVRLEPAEQALTLLHQAWPMLLSSEAPHNEERSWRRAFSCVLEGVYSEWLQAQGGHPHVAVRGQSANVSERTLIFLYKGGL
- a CDS encoding cellulose biosynthesis protein BcsC; its protein translation is MRRKTRYLTMVSMLMLPVMAVAAQNSPAIKALLDQAAYWHERAHSDLANESLNKILEVEPNNVDALYLLALYAQQNGDNAAAQSWRQKLAALSPGDSRLDRLDNARALTSIPPAQLARARQLAAQGDFARAIESYRALFKGAQPLDSLAVEYYQTMAGLPASRPEAISGLQRWLAAHPDDSTAQLALARILTYDETTRRDGVNRLAALAAQNVDGADPALKQALLWMTPQAGDESLYRDYQQRNPGDRDVLAHYERNLAGIGLGQGYAALQSGDLSTAKSQFEALLAQKPQDADALAGLGFIALRNEDFVGAENYLNQAINIGGPNRERWVALAQDARFYGELNKAKQTAASGALDEALALSAPLSQQSGERGIAAQLFRADLLRRKGDAAAAEQAYRNILAGASENNDARLGLYYSLQQQQKTAEAQQVLQSLPVSLRPQSSSGVASVEPLRRDAALALQAGNAERALTLLRQAQQRQPANPWVRLDIARILQQQGNDAQAQSMVAPLAQPGVSGESLYVAALFAADNERWAEASALMARIAPSRRSREMAALARRVEFNQRMAQARLYLQQGNQPAAAALLHELTRTPPGAPADLGNLALALQQAGDNANAVRLVRQNMQSGVQGNAGDYAAQLNVLNQAGLTEEADAWLNNPAIQSRSSPVDISRLRTGSIINEADRLREQGQYASAYDKLIVALQQDPQNDDLMLAMGRLYQSGKMNREAGQVYDYLLRRDGQNQQAREGAVNVALANGDVARAKTLMAGMSGPRTPERLLLAARVAQAEGDRQQALALLRSAKGQMIGLQGADSNATIAGLPITDNPFINQQTRTSRSSSAYGQILPWQLSPRQAENRYDLTSGATQTAAANTENATLREVDRLLDEVQGREASWAQGNVSVRGRDGENGLSKLTEAKAPLSLSGVPFDTSRLSFTVTPLTLNAGTPTGTTSNRFGTGALQQAQLAQASTAASAQAATESAQAAVAADTNYQTLKSNQDTTCAVSSTSSECLAATSAASEAYIAKQLADSNVTTAQTFGPNDFNAASPGAQKANGVELNLALAGDSYKTDIGTTPLGQDTNTLVGGAQWSPKLSDYTTLTLNAERRPVTDSLLSYVGVRDRFSGKKWGAVTRNGGSVNLGYDNGDAGFYTGLGYYSYLGDNVASNKGLTTSSGMYIRPYRYDDRELKLGVNVSYMNFSKNLSYFSYGQGGYFSPQDYVSVSFPVEYSQQYDNWNYKLSGAVGYQSYSQKESAYFPNDPALQSELEGLVAAGYGTEAWYSGQSQSGIGYNLKAEGSYKLNKNMIIGGQAGYDTFGDYSESTALVYFRYLLDGK
- the ushA gene encoding bifunctional UDP-sugar hydrolase/5'-nucleotidase UshA → MRFSIKTLGCALAISLVLAPYGAMAWEKDKSYSITILHTNDHHGHFWHNDYGEYGLAAQKTLVDQIRQEVASKGGSVLLLSGGDINTGVPESDLQDAEPDFRGMSMVGYDAMALGNHEFDNPLSVLRQQEKWATFPLLSANIYQKSTNQRLFKPYALFDKQGVKIAVIGLTTDDTAKLGNPEYFTDMEFRKPAVEVKQVVEALRQNEKPDVIIAATHMGHYDDGNHGSNAPGDVEMARSIPAGYLDMIVGGHSQDPVCMASENKKQVDYVPGTPCAPDRQNGVWIVQAHEWGKYVGRADFTFRNGELKLEHYQLIPVNLKKNVETADGKSERVFYTHEIQQDSSMLKMLTPFQEKGHEQLGVKVGSVKGKLEGDRNQVRFHQTNLARVVLTAQLERANADFAVMSGGGIRDSIESGDIAYKDVLKVQPFANTLVYVDMKGSDVEKYLAVVANKVVDSGAYAQFLNVSLTADGKGVQDVKIKGEPLQADKVYRMSTLNFNAMGGDAYPRIDNLPGYVNTGFIDADVLKQYIEKNSPLDAAAYQPKGEIVYK